A DNA window from Arachis duranensis cultivar V14167 chromosome 3, aradu.V14167.gnm2.J7QH, whole genome shotgun sequence contains the following coding sequences:
- the LOC107480280 gene encoding autophagy-related protein 13b, which yields MASSHSEAAKMEQIITEFFAKSIHIILESRALSVSSRSSCLDQAISSPCSSSSSSPSVRPRDKWFNLALRDCPAAIDNIDLLRRNNLDFIVIDVILVQKPLGWDPMSLSPKRVLPRSSSLKERYPFSWNTDQEELGLDTNTEKIVERWVVQYESRKTRDSSSGTRRSSNVSLHALYKKSTLLLRSLYATVRLLPAYKIFRELNSSAQIRPFTLAHRVSSFCEPFTRKEEAEMMKFGFTPVDASSGRLCLSVMYRPSASDVSSEPSTPLSPQVITDYVGSPLPDPLRRYPSGLPSHGSPSSLPFLRRHSWSHDHWRASPPSITYSPSPTYSESHTSISNASSRRLPPSSLPPHPTEMSLFQKKNSGFDECYPSPSPSIYYPGSLPSKPLLRSESAPVSIPNAEAAVSPGYPNTNRHNLPSTAPLRGLRCVSKNDRGVNTMQTGATAEKLFPLGKDEPRKYSGIKISACSSPQSSNRSYQDDFDETDFSCPFDVDDDDLTDPGSRAESFDHGHMAEAFEAGGFLPIRKSQDAAVGALVRMLKKAPPLRQDFSTSEHLSHSTCPETWNANNIQALEAPVPASMMSSGLTATRKTTTDALEEFHGYREMKNLLLTRGSKPQI from the exons ATGGCATCCTCACACTCGGAAGCTGCTAAGATGGAACAAATTATAACAGAGTTCTTTGCCAAAAGCATTCATATAATACTTGAATCAAGGGCACTTTCTGTCTCCTCACGTAGTTCCTGTCTTGATCAAGCTATCTCCTCTCCATGTTCCTCATCTTCCTCCTCCCCCAGCGTGCGCCCCAGGGATAAATGGTTCAATTTGGCTCTTCGTGATTGCCCTGCCGCCATAGATAACATTGACCTCTTACGCCGCAACAATCTTGACTTTATAGTCATTGATGTTATTTTAGTGCAAAAGCCTCTTGGCTGGGACCCCATGAGTTTATCCCCCAAAAGGGTTCTTCCTAGGAGTTCTTCACTCAAGGAAAGATACCCTTTTAGCTGGAATACCGATCAGGAAGAATTGGGACTTGACACAAACACTGAAAAGATTGTAGAGAGATGGGTGGTTCAGTATGAGAGCAGAAAGACAAGGGATTCTAGTTCTGGTACTAGGAGGTCAAGTAATGTTTCTTTGCATGCCTTGTATAAGAAATCAACTTTACTTCTGAGGTCCTTGTATGCCACTGTTCGACTTCTACCTGCCTACAAAATTTTCAGAGAGCTAAATTCGTCTGCACAGATTCGTCCCTTTACTCTTGCTCACCGGGTATCTTCCTTTTGTGAGCCCTTCACCCGTAAAGAGGAAGCAGAAATGATGAAATTTGGGTTCACCCCTGTGGATGCTTCTTCTGGTAGGCTGTGCCTTTCGGTGATGTATCGCCCATCTGCATCGGATGTGAGCTCTGAACCTTCAACTCCGTTGTCCCCGCAAGTTATAACTGACTATGTTGGCAGTCCATTGCCAGATCCATTGAGGAGGTACCCGTCTGGATTGCCATCACATGGCTCTCCTTCGTCATTGCCATTTTTGAGGCGACATAGTTGGAGTCACGACCATTGGAGAGCCTCACCTCCTTCCATTACTTATTCACCTTCACCAACATATTCAGAATCGCACACGTCTATATCTAATGCAAGTTCTCGGCGTTTACCACCTTCAAGTTTGCCCCCTCATCCAACTGAGATGTCCTTGTTTCAGAAGAAGAATTCAGGTTTTGATGAGTGTTATCCCTCTCCATCACCTTCAATATACTATCCCGGGTCATTACCATCTAAACCACTTTTACGATCTGAAAGTGCTCCGGTCAGCATACCTAATGCTGAAGCTGCAGTTTCCCCTGGATACCCCAACACTAACAGGCATAATTTGCCATCAACTGCTCCACTTAGAGGTTTAAGGTGTGTTTCTAAGAACGATAGGGGTGTGAACACAATGCAAACAGGTGCAACAGCTGAGAAG TTGTTTCCTCTTGGAAAAGATGAACCTCGTAAATACTCTGGAATCAAGATATCAGCTTGCAGTTCACCACAAAGCTCAAATAGGTCTTATCAGGATGATTTTGATGAAACTGATTTTTCTTGCCCCtttgatgttgatgatgatgatctgACAGATCCAGGCAGCAG GGCGGAATCATTTGATCATGGTCATATGGCTGAGGCATTTGAAGCTGGAGGATTCCTTCCCATCAGAAAGTCCCAGGATGCTGCTGTTGGTGCACTTGTACGTATGCTGAAGAAAGCACCACCTCTCCGGCAAGATTTCTCTACTTCTGAACACTTGTCACACAGCACATGCCCCGAAACCTGGAATGCTAACAACATTCAAGCTCTAGAAGCACCAGTGCCAGCAAGCATGATGTCTTCCGGGCTCACAGCAACAAGGAAAACAACAACTGATGCATTGGAAGAGTTTCATGGCTACAGAGAGATGAAAAACCTGTTGCTTACACGAGGTAGTAAGCCCCAGATATAG